In Mangifera indica cultivar Alphonso chromosome 1, CATAS_Mindica_2.1, whole genome shotgun sequence, a single genomic region encodes these proteins:
- the LOC123221611 gene encoding uncharacterized protein LOC123221611 isoform X2, with protein MNKDVVDAGMGRRGRCGERALKGKRYCEKHYVYREQWKEEMRLRKRKRKRSENGGGSEVGLKGKKQKEGEEDVSEEESAVKNDVDLSLGTKCLDFRLEEIGGLFGEGAESRLCCFCEVGGGNEGKILDHFGGDEVYLGNGLCLGGASSGFGGGGGEVLVGNGEEMGVSNDDVQLDIKGLESPKDEAEIGGGGFDCKIIEGLFDEVSGGIEGFGSGDKEIESLFTEVNGGGGDGNGVINLFGEGFGSFGSQCWCGKSACVSLDGVGIQGLFGEISFGNGGETPCIEETQEAHQPVNGVANGAENEMLKIKHKRGRPKGSKNKIKVSGPQECNEAMSKADDDTKSDDLVSPRKKLGRPKGSKNKVKKIFEGQNQEMSDQIVSGNNGGDENSLTPKIEGTTVGFVEVKVMTGEVTVVNGDVHVIVQTKPTRGRPKGSKNKKNIIAGEDQGMLSEIVGSNDAEEDKKHYEGEGSENKEEVFVDSNLEMPGEIEAIIGVEIIEQPSRGDEIVQSKNNPGIPKDSQTKEKSCTGEENHGVNDGPDERQSSKRGRPKGAKNKRTVLFGEALNKILVQQNQKQMPPVEVEHNKEKDLMKMDVLIGDGVAVSHFETKAPLLTSNSGNAQKRPRGRPRMVCNQSENSKSIVAGSCNMEQRSLMCHQCLRSDRTGVVICSSCKRKRYCYQCVAKWYPEKTREDIEIACPFCRGNCNCRVCLKEDLVVLAECKEADTNVKLEKLLYLLNKTLPLLRHIQQEQSLELGIEANICGLQLTEDDIMRSLLDDDDRVYCTSIVNFHRSCPNPDCSYDLCLTCCGEMRKGVQHGGIEEVLSEQQFAEKANGQVTDFDSQISADKIVKTSCNIPDWRAEANGEIPCPPKAQGGCGSQMLALRRIFDTNWIEKLIKTAEDLTTNYKSLDVVSQGCFLCNHVDSAENGVKSFEVRQAAYRADSQDNYLYCPNATQLGNNDIKHFQMHWMRGEPVIVRNVLEKTSGLSWDPMVMWRAFRGAEKILKEEAHKVKAVDCFDWCEVEINIFQFFKGYLEGRSYRNGWPEMLKLKDWPASNSFEECLPRHGAEFIAMLPFADYTHPKSGVLNLATKLPSVLKPDLGPKTYIAYGSLEELGRGDSVTKLHCDISDAVNILTHTAEVKIPQWQHKIIKRLQKKYNDEDLQKLYGMVKKASGKVGRKRRKKHKSNTNLIEQTGSCNCRNFQETDFSSDENSSPAMKESCSICKNVAGRDLLLQGETSSSHSHSHEPYAQNEMNESDSDHQEYVISSGFMETSKPVKGKDSSMVTFSGTDRDQGTKSDQAETDATPDCFAKSMDAAGSNLSLPDRVDAGQSYPRVEEFHPVHVVYGNQETIEGSLYNQDCHPSTIAGEMKPASSIDPMEATCFGNGVNCSGSDSPGTNANRDSVEVNQTSEVVYGGAVWDIFRRQDVPDLVKYLHNHQKEFRHIDNLPVNSVIHPIHDQILYLNERHKKQLKEEFNVEPWTFEQHLGEAVFIPAGCPHQVRNRRSCIKVALDFVSPDNVQECIRLTEEFRLLPKGHRAKEDKLEVKKMAIYAVSAAVSEAKSIASKLNSSSGDKQAQKQLF; from the exons ATGAATAAGGATGTTGTTGATGCTGGCATGGGCAGAAGAGGCAGGTGTGGTGAAAGAGCTTTGAAGGGTAAACGCTATTGTGAGAAGCACTATGTGTATAGGGAGCAGTGGAAGGAGGAAATGAGGttgaggaagaggaagagaaagaggAGTGAAAATGGGGGTGGAAGTGAAGTGGGTTTGAAGGGAAAGAAGCAAAAGGAGGGGGAGGAGGATGTAAGTGAAGAAGAGAGTGCAGTAAAAAATGATGTTGATTTGAGTTTGGGAACTAAGTGTTTGGATTTTCGGCTTGAGGAAATTGGAGGTTTGTTTGGTGAAGGAGCTGAGAGTCGTCTGTGTTGTTTTTGTGAAGTGGGTGGAGGGAATGAAGGTAAAATCTTGGACCATTTTGGTGGTGATGAGGTATATCTGGGGAATGGATTGTGTTTAGGTGGAGCTTCAAGTGGgtttggtggtggtggtggtgaggTTCTTGTTGGGAATGGTGAAGAAATGGGTGTTAGTAATGATGATGTGCAACTTGATATCAAGGGCTTGGAGTCACCTAAGGATGAAGCTGAAATTGGTGGTGGGGGTTTTGATTGTAAGATAATTGAGGGCTTGTTTGACGAAGTAAGTGGTGGAATTGAGGGTTTTGGGTCTGGCGATAAAGAAATTGAGAGTCTTTTTACTGAAGTgaatggtggtggtggtgatggaAATGGGGTTATAAATTTGTTTGGTGAAGGGTTTGGTTCATTTGGAAGTCAGTGTTGGTGTGGGAAATCTGCATGTGTTAGTCTTGATGGTGTTGGAATTCAAGGCCTGTTTGGTGAAATATCATTTGGAAATGGAGGTGAAACTCCTTGCATAGAAGAAACTCAAGAAGCGCATCAACCTGTAAATGGAGTTGCAAACGGCGCAGAAAATGAAATGCTAAAGATAAAGCATAAGCGTGGGAGGCCAAAGGGttcaaaaaataagattaaagtTTCTGGGCCTCAGGAATGTAATGAAGCGATGAGTAAAGCTGATGATGATACTAAGAGTGATGACCTCGTGAGCCCAAGGAAGAAGCTTGGTCGGCCAAAGGGTTCAAAGAATAAggtaaagaaaatttttgaagGTCAAAATCAAGAAATGTCTGATCAAATTGTGAGCGGCAATAATGGTGGTGATGAAAATTCTCTGACACCAAAAATTGAGGGGACTACTGTTGGATTTGTAGAAGTTAAGGTTATGACAGGTGAAGTCACTGTTGTTAATGGAGATGTTCATGTGATTGTCCAGACAAAGCCTACGCGTGGACGACCAAAGGGTTCCAAGAATAAGAAGAATATAATTGCTGGTGAAGATCAGGGAATGCTTAGTGAAATCGTGGGCAGTAATGATgctgaagaagataaaaagcaTTATGAAGGGGAGGGTTCCGAGAATAAGGAGGAAGTTTTTGTTGATAGTAATCTAGAAATGCCCGGTGAGATTGAGGCAATTATTGGTGTTGAAATTATTGAACAGCCTTCCAGAGGGGATGAGATTGTGCAGTCAAAGAACAACCCAGGAATACCAAAGGATTCGCAAACCAAGGAAAAAAGCTGTACAGGAGAAGAAAATCACGGAGTGAATGATGGTCCTGATGAGAGGCAAAGTAGTAAGCGAGGCCGACCAAAGGGTGCTAAGAATAAGAGAACAGTTCTTTTTGGTGAAGCTTTGAATAAGATTTTAGTGCAGCAGAATCAGAAGCAAATGCCTCCTGTCGAGGTAGAACACAATAAGGAAAAAGATTTGATGAAGATGGATGTTCTGATTGGAGATGGAGTGGCTGTCAGTCATTTTGAAACAAAAGCACCCTTATTAACTAGCAATTCTGGGAATGCTCAAAAGAGGCCTAGAGGAAGGCCGAGGATGGTCTGCAACCAATCAGAAAACTCAAAGTCAATA GTTGCTGGGAGCTGCAACATGGAGCAGAGAAGTTTGATGTGCCACCAATGTTTGAGGAGTGATAGGACTGGTGTAGTTATTTGTTCCAGTTGCAAAAGGAAGCGCTATTGCTATCAGTGTGTTGCAAAATG GTACCCAGAGAAAACAAGAGAGGACATAGAGATTGCATGTCCATTTTGCAGGGGCAATTGCAATTGCAGAGTGTGCCTTAAGGAAGATTTGGTTGTGCTG GCTGAATGTAAAGAAGCAGATACAAATGTCAAATTGGAAAAGTTGCTATACTTGTTAAATAAAACTCTGCCTCTCCTGAGGCATATCCAACAGGAGCAGAGCCTTGAATTGGGAATAGAAGCCAACATCTGTG GATTGCAGTTGACAGAGGATGACATAATGAGATCTTTACTGGACGATGATGACAGGGTATATTG CACGTCAATTGTTAATTTCCACAGAAGCTGCCCCAATCCTGATTGTTCTTATGATCTCTGCCTTACTTGCTGTGGAGAAATGCGAAAAGGTGTTCAACATGGAGGTATTGAAGAGGTGCTTTCTGAACAGCAGTTTGCTGAAAAAGCAAATGGTCAGGTTACAGATTTTGACAGCCAAATTTCTGCAGACAAGATAGTGAAGACATCATGCAACATTCCTGATTGGAGAGCAGAGGCTAACGGTGAGATTCCTTGTCCTCCCAAAGCACAGGGAGGTTGTGGTAGTCAGATGCTTGCACTAAGACGCATCTTTGATACTAATTGGATTGAGAAGTTGATTAAGACTGCAGAGGACCTGACTACCAATTATAAGTCGCTGGATGTTGTTTCTCAAGGATGTTTTTTGTGCAATCATGTAGATTCTGCTGAAAATGGGGTAAAATCTTTTGAAGTTAGGCAGGCAGCTTATAGGGCCGACAGTCAGGACAATTATCTATACTGCCCGAATGCTACTCAGTTGGGAAACAATGACATCAAGCATTTTCAAATGCACTGGATGAGAGGTGAACCTGTGATAGTTAGAAATGTGCTTGAAAAGACTTCTGGTCTTAGTTGGGATCCAATGGTCATGTGGAGGGCTTTTCGAGGGGCAGAAAAGATTTTAAAAGAGGAGGCTCATAAGGTTAAAGCCGTTGATTGTTTTGATTGGTGTGAG GttgaaatcaatatttttcagTTCTTTAAGGGCTACTTAGAGGGTCGTAGTTATAGGAATGGTTGGCCAGAAATGTTGAAGTTGAAAGATTGGCCTGCATCAAATTCATTTGAAGAGTGTTTACCAAGGCATGGTGCTGAATTCATTGCTATGCTTCCATTTGCTGATTATACCCATCCAAAATCTGGTGTTCTGAATCTTGCTACAAAGCTTCCTTCTGTTCTGAAGCCAGACTTGGGACCCAAAACATACATTGCTTATGGGTCTTTAGAAGAACTTGGTAGGGGTGATTCAGTGACAAAACTACATTGTGACATTTCTGATGCG GTCAATATACTGACTCACACAGCTGAAGTGAAAATTCCTCAATGGCaacacaaaatcataaaaaggtTACAGAAAAAATACAATGATGAAGACCTGCAGAAGCTTTATGGTATGGTAAAAAAAGCATCAGGTAAAGTTGGAAGGAAGAGGCGGAAAAAACATAAGtcaaatacaaatttgattGAACAAACTGGATCTTGCAATTGCAGAAATTTTCAGGAGACAGATTTCTCCTCAGATGAGAACTCTTCGCCTGCCATGAAAGAATCATGTTCCATATGCAAGAATGTGGCCGGGAGAGATCTCCTGCTGCAGGGTGAGACAAGTTCCAGTCACAGTCATTCTCATGAGCCCTATGCTCAGAATGAAATGAATGAAAGTGATTCAGATCATCAAGAATATGTTATATCTTCGGGGTTCATGGAGACTAGCAAGCCTGTAAAGGGGAAAGATAGTTCTATGGTGACATTTTCTGGCACTGACAGAGATCAAGGCACAAAGTCAGATCAAGCTGAGACAGATGCAACTCCAGACTGTTTTGCTAAAAGCATGGATGCAGCTGGGAGTAACCTTTCCTTGCCAGACAGGGTTGATGCTGGGCAGAGCTACCCTAGAGTTGAGGAATTTCATCCAGTTCATGTAGTTTATGGTAATCAAGAAACAATTGAGGGAAGTCTGTATAATCAAGACTGTCATCCTTCTACTATAGCGGGGGAAATGAAGCCTGCCAGCAGTATAGATCCTATGGAGGCAACATGTTTTGGAAATGGAGTCAATTGTTCAGGATCAGACTCCCCAGGTACAAATGCAAATAGAGATTCTGTTGAAGTCAATCAAACTTCCGAGGTTGTATATGGTGGTGCTGTTTGGGACATTTTTCGTAGGCAGGATGTGCCTGATTTAGTGAAGTACTTACACAACCATCAGAAAGAATTCCGCCATATTGATAATCTTCCTGTGAATTCT GTTATTCACCCCATCCATGACCAGATCCTATATCTAAATGAGAGACATAAAAAACAGCTGAAGGAGGAGTTCA ATGTTGAGCCTTGGACCTTCGAGCAACACCTTGGGGAGGCTGTTTTCATTCCTGCAGGATGCCCACATCAAGTAAGAAATAGACGG TCATGCATTAAGGTTGCCCTTGACTTTGTATCCCCTGATAACGTCCAAGAATGCATTCGCTTGACAGAGGAATTCCGTTTGCTTCCTAAAGGTCATAGAGCTAAGGAGGACAAACTAGAG GTGA